A window from Telopea speciosissima isolate NSW1024214 ecotype Mountain lineage chromosome 8, Tspe_v1, whole genome shotgun sequence encodes these proteins:
- the LOC122671737 gene encoding uncharacterized protein LOC122671737: protein MGSTWLSRLRSLWPFSLQKLDDLKVSDELVCRLSLPEQTKQFVFAIRVPETQSVIYILASQNLSERSAADAECLIKEIRPDVVIVQVPPSALLEIQDEESILKNDLENTVPTSAFGVLKDCFVNKTNKEKYENLASGVVLREIFGIGFHGHFLAAKKAANEVGSSVLLLESPHVNGCGESTGEVEVGNKFQALALQPSNLVPQRAGSLVSSSSNRFRLTDDLQLQILKCLVSAPYLSTSGAATSSSVSEARFGDCQPLSNYQAPTFAQSIYSLLTDLHDIFADLPLLGRALAHAQKMLFDVEQGKTVDMKLLCEIHNFRVAVEGLRIGLNSFGRCPTKKMGNNNKDQIEFAELSAEEKSDVLYAQALRSQAKKFRSVVAIVDAKMLAGLRQHWNTSVPQDVEDLVEQLFTEHECDEEMSTAGNMERRRLLADKPVVAVGAGATAVLGASSLSKVVPASTFVKLVTYKVPVSLKLLLAQSQKAVGVAFGKTVGSSKIVLPGLATSGAKTSSAMKAAASAEKIHAVTHSLIASAERTSFSAMRTAFYEIMRKRRVQPVQAMPWATFMCSVATCTGLLMYGDGIEFAVESLPVAPSIANLGRGLQSLHQASEAVRQSNSSKIQEAIRSLMYSSTIRKLQ from the coding sequence ATGGGATCTACGTGGCTCTCGCGTCTGCGAAGTCTCTGGCCATTTTCCTTGCAAAAGCTGGATGATTTGAAAGTATCAGATGAATTGGTTTGTCGACTTTCTCTGCCTGAGCAGACGAAACAATTTGTGTTTGCTATTCGTGTGCCTGAAACGCAGTCTGTGATTTATATCCTTGCCTCACAGAACTTATCTGAAAGATCAGCTGCGGATGCAGAGTGTCTTATTAAGGAAATTCGGCCTGACGTTGTCATTGTTCAGGTTCCTCCATCTGCTCTACTTGAGATTCAGGATGAGGAAAGTATTTTGAAGAACGATTTGGAAAACACTGTACCCACTTCTGCCTTTGGGGTCCTCAAGGATTGTTTTGTTAATAAGACTAACAAAGAAAAGTATGAAAATCTGGCCAGTGGTGTGGTTCTGAGGGAGATTTTTGGGATTGGTTTTCATGGACATTTCTTGGCTGCCAAAAAGGCTGCAAATGAGGTTGGATCCTCTGTTTTATTGCTGGAATCTCCTCATGTGAATGGTTGTGGGGAATCAACTGGTGAAGTGGAAGTTGGAAACAAGTTTCAAGCTCTAGCTCTGCAGCCCAGCAACTTGGTTCCTCAAAGAGCGGGTTCTTTGGTTTCCTCTAGTTCAAACAGATTCCGTCTCACTGATGATCTTCAATTACAGATTCTGAAATGCTTAGTTTCAGCTCCATATCTTTCAACCTCAGGTGCGGCCACCTCTAGTTCTGTTTCAGAGGCAAGGTTTGGTGATTGTCAGCCCTTGTCCAATTACCAGGCACCCACTTTTGCCCAATCTATTTATTCATTACTGACTGATCTACATGATATCTTCGCTGATCTCCCATTACTTGGGAGGGCTTTGGCTCATGCACAAAAAATGCTTTTTGATGTGGAGCAAGGAAAAACTGTCGACATGAAGCTTCTTTGTGAAATTCACAACTTCCGAGTTGCAGTCGAGGGGTTGAGGATTGGTCTTAACAGTTTTGGTCGGTGCCCCACTAAAAAGATGGGGAACAATAACAAAGATCAAATTGAGTTTGCAGAGCTTTCTGCAGAGGAGAAGtctgatgttctctatgcccAAGCACTCCGAAGCCAGGCTAAGAAATTTAGATCTGTTGTGGCCATAGTTGACGCAAAGATGTTAGCTGGGCTTAGGCAACACTGGAATACTTCTGTGCCTCAGGATGTTGAGGATTTAGTTGAACAGCTCTTTACAGAACATGAATGTGACGAGGAAATGTCTACTGCTGGAAATATGGAAAGAAGGAGGCTACTAGCAGACAAACCAGTCGTGGCAGTTGGTGCCGGAGCAACAGCGGTTTTGGGAGCTTCATCTCTCTCCAAAGTTGTCCCTGCCTCGACGTTTGTGAAGTTGGTTACCTACAAAGTGCCTGTCTCACTTAAACTCCTTTTAGCCCAGTCCCAGAAGGCAGTTGGAGTTGCTTTCGGCAAAACCGTTGGCTCATCAAAAATAGTACTCCCTGGATTGGCAACTTCTGGGGCCAAGACCTCCTCTGCGATGAAGGCAGCTGCCTCTGCAGAGAAAATCCATGCAGTGACCCACAGTCTTATAGCATCTGCTGAGCGAACCAGCTTTTCCGCGATGAGGACTGCATTCTATGAAATAATGAGGAAGCGAAGAGTCCAACCAGTTCAGGCGATGCCATGGGCCACGTTTATGTGTAGTGTTGCCACATGCACTGGGTTGCTTATGTATGGAGATGGGATTGAATTTGCTGTAGAGTCTCTTCCAGTGGCCCCATCAATTGCCAATTTGGGTCGTGGACTCCAAAGTCTGCACCAGGCATCTGAGGCAGTCAGGCAATCAAATAGCTCTAAGATTCAGGAGGCCATTCGTTCCTTGATGTACAGCTCGACAATAAGGAAACTTCAGTAA